Proteins found in one Cardiocondyla obscurior isolate alpha-2009 linkage group LG03, Cobs3.1, whole genome shotgun sequence genomic segment:
- the LOC139101363 gene encoding serine-rich adhesin for platelets isoform X2, whose product MAADSDGDLIETVVTCEGDLGDPEFPRKFEIIVDHLNTLLCKEKGDGLRVNKIEPWNSVRVTFSIPREAALRLRELAAQGSPTLTQLGILSVQVEGDQVISLRIASRFGGDAQEIVLHSGTTQDGGAKSQGDATSNTATVDSNPSTALPGPSNATSISSTLHNVAQMIAAGASSEKAPQFRSPNVVAPTDCDPIPPFLAKSAQSTSAGNAGVSGNQQVINPSASPRNNYNGPFPFASMTHAAQAIHSRESQSTTIKNTMQFKHHAQPPPPYPSQENLATVTALTTGHTTTQPVVTVGQLANQYKPTTIATTSSLSPNNSTNLAGSSNSSGNQVALSSPLLVNLLQNDAGSHANNVIPGQKMLPPAVIDNPGLTNRMRSTKKPTVRRKDLPSPSESPPNLDTLRNEDVAAGTATTSVISDLPQTSTPSAFATVNVNQPSTLPPQQHSVVNVTGAGAGQNIMPSQAVPQVPAGSQIQSQQATVLHNQVQTQQKFPVRQDLAHRTSQVQLQNQLSARHPVNGQQIRTTIQQRQLLMQQQLLTQPQQINQQQIVSQVPMAQSTLLQQQNTNSPLQTGSIVNQSLLQQQQIQQQLIQYPTVGLNVPQQRLGYLNSQRQQTPPPYPRQPVPQQTHLSQQNQSLNVQQQLHHNQVKNINADTNATTDFRYGQSQNILSRNYQSPATSNANGTTWNAQSNSIPQGAQVNTTRLTVSNQVSGAFPQCGSRINNSTTSIAPSVNKTETSESPKLEEEAPEPEPEPEYTSTGKIRQFLINPLTGHLEPMPSESSDSEPESAVDNQDDFFSFPSPSNDRSNSIFSDDDADSNFSRRNDTTTNTDQSDSETTAKSTASEGSLKHSRIKSSREAAHSPMPGEKIKLRLKLEKSEPVTPAYKVDVSFVNTPPMRKADKSVNKMFAGGVPSTGTGDEPLRVPPLHISLRGRNASVVQREKVKKSLKESEGDAIKRRGKLKKMKECIDGNKLLQKKSLNMIIGTSSASKLPLSTSTINAICKVGNNILQTATAKSNALKQELPVDAVRLQSGTTTKPSSSKNSDMDDMPLNSRIPSPSKHKTAIANQSLNTPQPLTKTQVDLDAQNHMQEHKIGGGKTKRRDSKKKTESGDGLHREQNLLSGGRILDNQAKWRKLGYKGDITHTIRKPDSLLTGGDFSTIKKVGEIRRTSDSDINKSAIEKSNSLSSVASKLTELNGVKKDLITQEKRRRLSLMDEKDLHLGESPNTEVTHFNSQKASESSANTVPSIKANASLPFESDSGLKSTNSSVQQGDTRNPSNNPETKIPVHVETTTKNSQPPMARILSVKSKSDMENYIATVKSQNISQKLKNHMIAKTEANSIINRHNKTVEQLNFTHKKIIQNHVKQVDKPVVENKLDNASQRISLLKTTPSSVISNSVDQVPRSQNIDVPANKPTLPVGEINVTEAKVKQKLLENTAVPIGIGVDANIERVGSGGGGEDSGIESMDALSEKSPNQGESPLHRPASATESVTQSGAKNVIQGEPSLSTTNKNVPSSTSSSDMCSNSHSELLKSSGPQRLSPVSVTNYFENQLNRNISNSSEHDAKNVSNEKSSTVPRTGGGHSDLIGSLDTANNDKNMPSPLVTGTVTVVTASITSSINSDNNLLQCAHQQAKDFSDKDSSSIKLESTVNQNDQGKTNSKHEESKAVESVSEDTTKAVVESNSAIRLSDEPHGQNNNINNNNNNNGVPIIQNHVAYNKVETVKLDSAVANNANTATDNSCSNGESCNSEIKVESKINVKVDDTRQIDRFEVSKNSNVPLNTTSVKVETCTEQNQKYNVQSHQPIMLKEPSVNLQKVTDELVKKMVNDTSDLNAGIQSPIGEDPQPVRTTPALYTYSNTVLQRDETPSPAAQNPEVDSSDVEHLKRKRRRKQELEGRQDVICIEDNDDGHFVERLNSNSSEEYVKRPPKSLLEQLLIDIPNDNNEKRSLRTRSQKLNSPDISKTPKSSPHGPNKLEERRSISPYAKASPKLTVSKLSPNATIKIGKRKRQESESSVASSTADDPQPRPGKRKCSENAAELIKACMGVEETGSIKKQVPGKEDQSKKGFNILAKAKKGPIVVEVDSSDDEPLIESVGKARVRLSDETSAASPKPKDQNNRVQRESRLLTTKQPNTATVMTSTTTVTTTAMTTTATVTATVTTTSTVTTMTTLTTVTTVTTATTTPAPVATMASTAAAVTVGKERLRGTSVSSNESVGEVTTRRSVRQNTASPLATPAGNTRGASKSSDDINRRKTRSGAVTAETAEQAKRRRISRENK is encoded by the exons GAGCATCGTCAGAGAAAGCTCCTCAGTTTCGTTCTCCGAATGTAGTCGCTCCCACCGACTGTGATCCTATTCCACCGTTTCTCGCGAAATCGGCACAGTCCACGTCAGCGGGGAATGCTGGCGTTTCTGGAAATCAACAAGTAATTAATCCCAGTGCATCGCCCAGGAACAACTACAATGGTCCTTTCCCATTTGCCAGTATGACGCACGCTGCCCAAGCAATACATAGTCGCGAATCGCAATCTACAACAATCAAGAATACAATGCAGTTTAAGCACCATGCGCAACCGCCGCCACCATATCCGTCTCAAGAAAATTTGGCGACAGTTACAGCACTGACGACCGGTCACACTACAACGCAACCGGTTGTTACCGTTGGACAATTAGCAAATCAGTACAAGCCCACGACGATTGCTACAACATCTAGTCTGTCACCAAACAACAGTACTAATTTGGCAGGGAGTTCAAACAGTAGCGGAAATCAAGTCGCTCTGTCCAGTCCGTTGCTTGTAAATCTTTTACAAAACGATGCCGGTTCGCACGCGAATAACGTTATACCTGGTCAGAAGATGTTACCGCCAGCTGTTATCGATAATCCTGGACTTACAAATCGAATGAGATCTACTAAGAAACCTACGGTTAGAAGGAAAGATCTCCCGTCGCCCAGCGAATCGCCACCAAATTTAGATACCTTGAGAAACGAAGACGTGGCTGCAGGAACAGCGACAACGTCAGTTATTTCTGACTTGCCGCAGACTTCTACGCCTTCGGCGTTTGCGACTGTCAACGTTAATCAACCGTCTACACTTCCACCACAGCAACATAGCGTGGTTAATGTGACCGGTGCTGGTGCTGGGCAAAATATAATGCCATCACAAGCAGTGCCTCAAGTGCCGGCTGGTAGTCAGATTCAATCGCAACAAGCGACAGTTTTACACAACCAAGTACAAACGCAGCAAAAGTTTCCCGTTAGGCAAGATTTGGCTCATAGAACCTCACAAGTTCAATTGCAGAATCAACTCTCCGCCAGGCATCCAGTGAATGGACAGCAAATTAGAACGACGATACAACAACGGCAATTATTAATGCAACAACAACTTCTTACGCAGCCGCAACAAATAAATCAACAACAAATTGTTTCGCAAGTCCCGATGGCGCAATCGACTCTGCTCCAACAGCAAAATACTAACTCACCTTTGCAAACTGGGTCCATTGTCAATCAGTCGTTATTGCAGCAACAACAAATTCAACAACAATTGATACAATATCCGACGGTAGGCTTAAATGTCCCGCAACAACGGCTAGGTTACTTAAACAGTCAACGTCAGCAAACTCCGCCGCCTTATCCACGACAACCCGTACCGCAGCAGACGCATTTAAGTCAGCAGAATCAGTCTCTCAATGTACAACAACAGCTTCATCATAATCaggtgaaaaatattaatgcagaCACCAACGCGACTACTGATTTTCGTTACGGGCAAAGTCAGAATATTCTTAGCAGAAATTATCAGTCTCCTGCAACGAGCAATGCTAATGGGACCACGTGGAACGCACAAAGCAATTCTATTCCACAAGGTGCTCAAGTTAACACCACACGTCTGACAGTCTCGAATCAGGTTTCAGGTGCCTTTCCTCAATGTGGCTctcgtataaataattctactacTAGCATTGCTCCGTCTGTCAACAAGACGGAGACCTCCGAGTCTCCGAAACTGGAAGAGGAAGCCCCGGAGCCGGAACCGGAACCAGAATACACCTCGACCGGGAAGATACGACAGTTTCTCATAAATCCTTTGACAGGACACTTAGAGCCAATGCCCAGTGAAAGTTCAGATTCAGAGCCCGAGAGTGCAGTGGATAATCAGGAcgatttcttttcctttccgtCTCCGTCGAACGATAGATCGAACTCGATATTCTCCGATGACGACGCGGACAGCAATTTTTCAAGAAGAAACGATACGACGACGAACACGGATCAGTCCGATTCCGAGACAACAGCGAAATCAACGGCAAGCGAAGGAAGTTTAAAACACAGCAGAATAAAGTCCAGTAGGGAAGCCGCGCATAGCCCGATGCCGGGAGAGAAAATCAAACTAAGATTGAAATTGGAAAAATCGGAGCCGGTTACACCGGCTTATAAAGTTGACGTTTCTTTCGTGAATACGCCGCCCATGCGGAAAGCCGATAAGTCCGTGAATAAAATGTTTGCTGGTGGTGTTCCAAGTACGGGAACCGGTGACGAACCGCTGCGAGTGCCTCCGTTACACATTTCTTTAAGAGGACGTAACGCTTCAGTAgtacaaagagaaaaagttaAGAAGTCTCTAAAAGAGAGCGAGGGTGATGCAATTAAGAGAAGAGgtaaattgaaaaagatgAAGGAATGCATCGATGGAAACAAGTTGCTGCAGAAAAAATCATTGAATATGATTATAGGCACTTCGTCTGCATCGAAATTACCTTTATCTACTTCCACAATAAATGCCATTTGTAAAGTCGGTAATAACATATTACAAACCGCTACAGCCAAATCTAATGCCTTAAAACAAGAACTACCGGTGGATGCTGTACGATTACAATCTGGTACCACTACTAAGCCAAGTTCGAGTAAAAACAGCGACATGGACGATATGCCGTTGAATAGTAGAATACCGTCTCCTTCGAAGCATAAAACTGCGATCGCGAATCAATCTTTAAATACTCCACAACCTTTAACGAAGACTCAAGTGGATCTCGATGCACAGAACCATATGCAAGAACATAAAATAGGAGGAG gtaaaacaaaaagaagggattctaagaaaaaaacagaatcGGGAGATGGTTTACATCGGGAACAAAATCTGCTATCGGGAGGTCGAATTTTAGATAATCAAGCGAAATGGAGAAAGCTTGGTTACAAGGGCGATATAACTCACACAATAAGAAAACCGGATTCACTTTTAACCGGAGGTGACTTTAGTACAATCAAGAAAGTAGGCGAGATACGAAGAACAAGCGATAGCGACATTAACAAATCGGCTATTGAAAAAAGTAATTCATTGAGCAGTGTTGCCTCCAAATTAACGGAACTTAATGGCGTGAAGAAAGATTTGATAACTCAAGAAAAGAGACGACGGTTAAGCTTGATGGATGAAAAAGATCTGCATTTAGgag aatCTCCAAATACAGaagttacacattttaatagTCAAAAGGCTTCTGAAAGTTCTGCAAATACGGTACCAAGTATAAAAGCAAACGCCAGTCTACCCTTCGAGAGTGATTCTGGATTAAAATCGACAAATTCATCGGTGCAACAGGGCGACACTCGGAATCCATCAAACAATCCTGAGACTAAAATACCTGTGCATGTGGAGACTACGACGAAAAATTCTCAGCCACCCATGGCCAGGATACTCTCTGTGAAAAGCAAATCCGATATGGAGAACTATATTGCCACTGTCAAAAGTCAAAATATAAGTCAGAAGCTAAAAAATCATATGATTGCTAAGACTGAGGCAAATTCCATTATAAACAGGCACAACAAGACAGTCGAGCAGTTGAATTTTACTCACAAGAAGATTATTCAAAATCATGTCAAGCAAGTCGACAAGCCAGTGGTGGAGAACAAACTCGACAACGCGTCGCAAAGGATCAGCCTGTTGAAAACTACGCCGAGTTCGGTAATCAGCAACTCAGTAGATCAAGTCCCCAGATCGCAGAATATTGACGTACCTGCGAACAAGCCGACCTTGCCCGTTGGCGAGATAAACGTGACCGAGGCAAAGGTTAAGCAAAAGTTGCTTGAAAATACAGCAGTGCCGATTGGGATAGGCGTCGACGCGAATATCGAGAGAGTCGGTAGCGGTGGTGGTGGCGAGGATTCGGGCATCGAGTCGATGGACGCGCTTTCGGAAAAATCACCAAACCAGGGGGAGTCTCCTTTACACAGGCCAGCATCGGCAACCGAATCAGTGACGCAAAGCGGCGCTAAGAATGTAATACAGGGGGAACCCTCTTTATCAACCACCAATAAGAACGTGCCTTCCTCAACTAGTAGTAGTGATATGTGTTCAAATTCCCATTCGGAACTTCTTAAGTCCAGTGGCCCACAAAGATTAAGTCCTGTGTCTGTAACGAATTATTTTGAGAATCAGTTAAATCGCAATATATCAAACTCCAGTGAACATGACGCGAAGAATGTGTCTAACGAGAAATCGTCGACAGTTCCAAGAACTGGTGGTGGACATAGTGATTTGATTGGTAGTTTAGACACAGCgaataatgacaaaaatatGCCGAGTCCTTTAGTGACGGGCACAGTGACTGTTGTGACAGCGTCTATAACCAGCAGTATAAATAGTGATAATAACTTATTACAATGTGCACATCAGCAGGCAAAAGACTTCTCTGATAAAGACAGTTCTAGCATTAAATTAGAGAGTACTGTTAACCAAAATGATCAGGGTAAGACAAACTCTAAGCACGAGGAGTCGAAAGCTGTGGAAAGCGTATCCGAGGACACCACGAAAGCGGTTGTAGAAAGTAACAGTGCAATTAGATTAAGCGATGAACCTCACGGacagaataataatattaacaataataataataataatggtgTGCCTATAATACAAAATCACGTTGCTTATAATAAAGTTGAAACTGTAAAGCTCGATAGTGCGGTCGCGAACAATGCTAATACGGCGACAGATAATTCTTGCTCGAACGGTGAGAGTTGCAATTCAGAAATCAAAGTAGAATctaaaattaacgtaaaagtGGACGATACGAGGCAAATAGATCGATTTGAAGTTTCAAAAAACAGTAATGTTCCACTCAACACAACGTCGGTTAAAGTAGAAACGTGCACTGAACAGAACCAGAAGTATAATGTACAAAGCCACCAGCCGATTATGCTCAAAGAGCCCTCTGTAAATCTTCAAAAAGTGACGGACGAGTTGGTTAAAAAAATGGTTAACGATACGAGCGATCTGAATGCGGGTATCCAGTCACCCATTGGCGAAGATCCGCAACCCGTGAGAACGACGCCAGCCTTGTACACGTATTCCAATACCGTGCTGCAGCGAGACGAAACTCCGAGTCCGGCGGCGCAGAATCCTGAAGTGGACTCCAGTGACGTAGAGCATCTAAAGCGTAAACGCAGAAGAAAGCAGGAGCTCGAGGGTCGACAAGACGTCATATGTATAGAAGATAACGACGACGGACACTTTGTGGAGAGACTTAACTCCAACAGCTCGGAAGAGTATGTTAAAAGGCCGCCGAAATCGTTGCTGGAGCAGCTGTTGATCGATATCCCGAACGACAACAACGAGAAAAGATCGCTGAGAACGAGATCGCAGAAGTTGAACAGTCCGGATATCTCCAAGACACCGAAGAGCAGCCCTCACGGTCCTAACAAGTTAGAGGAACGCCGTAGTATATCGCCCTACGCAAAAGCAAGTCCAAAACTGACAGTGTCAAAGCTGTCTCCTAATGCGACAATAAAAATAGGGAAACGGAAAAGGCAAGAGAGTGAGAGTTCCGTTGCATCGAGCACAGCCGACGATCCACAGCCGAGACCAGGTAAACGGAAATGCTCAGAGAATGCTGCAGAACTTATTAAAGCTTGCATGGGTGTAGAAGAGACTGGTTCTATAAAGAAACAAGTACCTGGCAAGGAAGATCAATCAAAGAAGGGGTTCAACATATTGGCAAAAGCTAAGAAAG gtCCCATTGTGGTAGAAGTAGATTCGTCTGATGACGAACCATTGATTGAGTCTGTAGGAAAAGCAAGAGTACGATTGTCAGATGAAACATCCGCTGCTTCCCCAAAGCCCAAAGATCAAAA TAATAGAGTGCAAAGAGAGAGCCGTTTGTTAACCACCAAGCAACCGAATACGGCAACTGTGATGAcatcgacgacgacggtgaccacgacggcgatgacgacgacTGCGACAGTAACGGCAACGGTCACGACGACGTCCACGGTAACGACGATGACAACGTTGACGACGGTGACAACAGTCACTACCGCGACGACGACCCCGGCGCCGGTGGCAACGATGGCATCTACAGCGGCGGCAGTTACTGTTGGGAAGGAGAGATTAAGAGGCACTTCCGTATCCAGCAACGAGTCTGTGGGCGAAGTAACAACAAGAAGGTCTGTACGGCAGAATACAGCTTCACCTCTAGCTACACCGGCAGGCAACACTAGGGGCGCATCCAAATCCTCGGACGACATAAACAGAAGGAAAACTCGTAGTGGTGCTG TAACGGCGGAGACGGCGGAGCAAGCGAAACGGAGGCGAATATCCCGAGAAAACAAATGA